Proteins from a single region of Shinella zoogloeoides:
- a CDS encoding TRAP transporter substrate-binding protein, which yields MDRRSFIKKAGVAGVGGAAATVLAAPALAQSAPKINWRLASSFPKSLDTIYGGAEVLSKYVSEATDGNFQIQVFAAGEIVPGLQAADAAAAGTVEAAHTVSYYYWGKDPVWALGAAVPFALNARGMNAWQYHGGGIDLFNEFLATQGLVGFPGGNTGVQMGGWFRKEIKTVADMQGLKMRIGGFAGKVMERLGVVPQQIPGGDIYPALEKGTIDAAEWVGPYDDEKLGFYKVAPYYYYPGWWEGGPTVHAMFNKAAYEGLPKTYQSLLRTACQAADANMLQAYDWLNPPALRRLVANGTQLRPFSKEILEASFDASNAVYAEMEAANPTFKKIWDSIKAFRGDYYLNAQIAEYNYDTFMMLQQRAGKL from the coding sequence ATGGATCGTCGTTCATTCATCAAGAAAGCCGGTGTGGCCGGCGTCGGTGGCGCGGCCGCCACGGTGCTCGCCGCCCCGGCGCTGGCGCAGAGCGCCCCGAAGATCAACTGGCGCCTCGCCTCGTCGTTCCCCAAGTCGCTCGACACCATCTATGGCGGCGCGGAAGTGCTGTCGAAATACGTTTCCGAGGCGACCGACGGCAACTTCCAGATCCAGGTCTTCGCCGCCGGCGAGATCGTTCCGGGCCTTCAGGCCGCCGATGCGGCGGCAGCCGGCACGGTGGAAGCCGCCCATACGGTTTCCTACTATTACTGGGGCAAGGACCCGGTCTGGGCGCTCGGCGCGGCCGTGCCCTTCGCGCTCAACGCGCGCGGCATGAACGCCTGGCAGTACCATGGCGGCGGTATCGACCTCTTCAACGAATTCCTCGCGACGCAAGGCCTCGTCGGCTTCCCCGGCGGCAATACGGGCGTGCAGATGGGCGGCTGGTTCCGTAAGGAAATCAAGACCGTCGCCGACATGCAGGGCCTGAAGATGCGCATCGGCGGCTTTGCCGGCAAGGTCATGGAGCGCCTCGGCGTCGTGCCGCAGCAGATTCCCGGCGGCGACATCTATCCCGCGCTCGAAAAGGGCACCATCGACGCCGCCGAATGGGTCGGCCCCTATGACGACGAGAAGCTCGGCTTCTACAAGGTCGCGCCCTACTACTACTATCCCGGCTGGTGGGAAGGCGGCCCGACGGTGCATGCCATGTTCAACAAGGCGGCCTATGAAGGCCTGCCGAAGACCTACCAGTCGCTGTTGCGCACGGCCTGCCAGGCGGCCGACGCGAACATGCTGCAGGCCTACGACTGGCTCAACCCTCCGGCACTGCGCCGTCTGGTGGCCAACGGCACCCAGCTTCGCCCGTTCAGCAAGGAAATCCTGGAAGCGTCCTTCGACGCCTCCAACGCGGTCTATGCCGAGATGGAAGCCGCCAACCCGACCTTCAAGAAGATCTGGGACTCGATCAAGGCCTTCCGCGGCGACTACTACCTGAACGCCCAGATCGCCGAATACAACTACGACACCTTCATGATGCTCCAGCAGCGCGCCGGCAAGCTGTAA
- a CDS encoding ABC-F family ATP-binding cassette domain-containing protein: MITISGLTARVAGRLLIDNASLSLPSGVKVGLVGRNGTGKSTLFRVITGQLASEAGTISLPKNARIGQVAQEAPGTDESLIEIVLAADKERASLLKEAETASDPHRIAEIQTRLTDIGAHSAEARAASILAGLGFDHEAQQRPAKSFSGGWRMRVALAAVLFSEPDLLLLDEPTNYLDLEGTLWLEDYVRRYPHTVIVISHDRDLLNTAVNAIVHLDQQKLTFYRGSYDQFERQKAEADELQMKAKAKNEAARKHLQSFIDRFKAKATKAKQAQSRVKALERMGTVAAVVETHVQPITFPEPEKQPASPIIAIEGGAVGYAPGKPILKQINLRIDNDDRIALLGSNGNGKSTFAKFISGRLEAEAGAVKRAPGLKIGFFAQHQLDDLIPDQSPVEHVRRLMPEAPEAKVRARVAQMGLATEKMSTAAKDLSGGEKARLLMGLAAFDAPNLLILDEPTNHLDIDSRRALIEALNDYEGAVILISHDRHLIEATVDRLWLVNNGTVKSFDGDMEEYRSLIVQSGKKDEKDKPASAGGEANKAELRKANADRRAQFAPLKKKISEIESLTAKLHKQIQLLDAELADPALYEKNPAKAAEKAKMRSMAVDKLSEAEDQWLELSAEYEEAMAG, encoded by the coding sequence ATGATCACGATTTCCGGCCTCACCGCCCGCGTTGCCGGGCGTCTCCTCATCGATAACGCCTCCCTTTCGCTGCCGAGCGGCGTGAAAGTGGGTCTTGTCGGCCGCAACGGCACCGGCAAGTCCACGCTGTTCCGCGTCATCACCGGCCAGCTCGCCTCGGAAGCCGGCACCATTTCGCTGCCGAAGAACGCGCGCATCGGCCAGGTCGCGCAGGAAGCGCCGGGCACGGACGAATCCCTGATCGAGATCGTGCTTGCCGCCGACAAGGAGCGCGCGAGCCTCCTCAAGGAAGCCGAGACGGCGAGCGACCCGCACCGCATCGCAGAAATCCAGACGCGGCTGACCGATATCGGCGCGCATTCGGCCGAAGCGCGCGCGGCGAGCATCCTTGCCGGCCTCGGCTTCGACCATGAGGCCCAGCAGCGCCCGGCGAAAAGCTTTTCCGGCGGCTGGCGCATGCGCGTGGCGCTGGCGGCTGTGCTGTTCTCCGAGCCGGACCTGCTGCTGCTCGACGAGCCGACCAACTATCTCGACCTCGAAGGCACGCTCTGGCTGGAAGACTATGTGCGGCGCTATCCGCACACCGTCATCGTCATCAGCCACGACCGAGACCTGCTGAACACCGCCGTCAACGCCATCGTGCATCTCGACCAGCAGAAGCTGACCTTCTATCGCGGCTCCTACGACCAGTTCGAGCGCCAGAAGGCCGAGGCCGACGAATTGCAGATGAAGGCGAAGGCCAAGAACGAGGCCGCGCGCAAACACCTGCAAAGCTTCATCGACCGCTTCAAGGCCAAGGCCACCAAGGCCAAGCAGGCGCAGAGCCGTGTGAAGGCGCTGGAGCGCATGGGCACGGTCGCGGCCGTGGTCGAGACGCATGTGCAGCCGATCACCTTTCCGGAGCCGGAAAAGCAGCCCGCCTCGCCGATCATCGCCATCGAGGGCGGCGCGGTCGGCTATGCGCCGGGCAAGCCGATCCTCAAGCAGATCAACCTCAGGATCGACAATGACGACCGCATCGCGCTGCTCGGCTCGAACGGCAACGGCAAGTCGACCTTCGCCAAGTTCATCTCCGGCCGGCTGGAAGCCGAGGCGGGTGCCGTCAAGCGTGCGCCGGGGCTGAAGATCGGCTTCTTCGCCCAGCACCAGCTCGACGACCTCATTCCCGACCAGTCGCCCGTCGAGCATGTGCGCCGGCTGATGCCGGAAGCGCCGGAAGCCAAGGTGCGCGCCCGCGTCGCCCAGATGGGCCTTGCGACGGAGAAGATGTCGACCGCTGCAAAAGACCTTTCCGGCGGCGAGAAGGCACGCCTGTTGATGGGCCTTGCGGCCTTCGACGCGCCGAACCTGCTCATCCTCGACGAGCCGACGAACCATCTGGATATCGACAGCCGCCGCGCGCTGATCGAGGCGCTGAACGATTATGAGGGCGCGGTCATCCTCATCTCGCATGACCGCCACCTGATCGAGGCGACGGTGGACCGGCTCTGGCTGGTCAACAACGGCACCGTGAAATCGTTCGACGGCGACATGGAGGAATATCGCAGCCTCATCGTCCAGTCCGGCAAGAAGGACGAGAAGGACAAGCCCGCCTCGGCCGGCGGCGAGGCCAACAAGGCGGAGCTGCGCAAGGCCAATGCCGACCGGCGCGCGCAATTCGCTCCGCTGAAGAAAAAGATCAGCGAAATCGAATCCTTGACGGCAAAACTGCACAAGCAGATTCAGCTTCTTGATGCGGAACTCGCAGATCCCGCGCTCTACGAGAAGAACCCGGCCAAGGCCGCGGAGAAGGCGAAGATGCGCTCCATGGCCGTCGACAAGCTGAGCGAAGCCGAGGACCAGTGGCTGGAGCTTTCGGCCGAATACGAAGAGGCGATGGCCGGCTGA
- a CDS encoding GGDEF domain-containing protein yields the protein MTSKTTSAPKDAPQAVPPLMARIAHVMASFGIAPLPRNYELLFEALNGNAGVAREIAALGKTPDQASLDAIALRHALPSHNVLAAGQAAGEAVRLLSEIARTAEENHRQRAATIQELEEIAARMSRDPVLGISDFSSDAVRLLSLVRDIIGSDRTAAARMGDLQSHLDGLRSGLSVSREALTHDPVTGLANHAALLSHLKPFFQEEAGETAALLLFRVEQLREFAETHPAGAAEKTLKRLAAIFRQSVKKNDFVARTGPDLFCLLLSDVDREIAVNIARRVAGRVAEKPFPFMDRELPAGFLTLTAGVSMSDSAKSPIMLYDQADQALAYAGETGIALRIYSAEVADRTGRTYRAGNAA from the coding sequence ATGACCAGCAAAACAACCTCCGCCCCGAAAGACGCACCACAGGCCGTTCCGCCGCTCATGGCGCGCATCGCCCATGTCATGGCCAGCTTCGGCATTGCGCCGCTGCCGCGCAATTACGAGCTGCTGTTCGAGGCGCTGAACGGCAATGCGGGCGTGGCGCGCGAGATCGCCGCGCTCGGCAAGACGCCCGATCAGGCCTCTCTCGACGCCATCGCCCTGCGCCACGCGCTGCCGAGCCATAATGTGCTTGCCGCCGGTCAGGCGGCCGGCGAGGCCGTGCGGCTGCTTTCGGAAATCGCCCGCACGGCGGAGGAGAACCATCGCCAGCGCGCCGCGACCATTCAGGAACTGGAGGAAATCGCCGCGCGCATGAGCCGCGATCCCGTGCTCGGCATTTCCGACTTCTCCAGCGATGCGGTGCGCCTGCTGTCGCTGGTCCGCGACATTATCGGCTCCGACCGGACCGCCGCCGCCCGCATGGGGGACCTCCAGTCCCATCTCGACGGCCTGCGCTCCGGCCTCTCCGTCAGCCGCGAGGCCCTGACCCACGACCCGGTGACGGGCCTAGCCAACCATGCCGCCCTGCTCAGCCATTTGAAGCCGTTCTTCCAGGAAGAGGCCGGGGAAACCGCGGCGCTCCTGCTCTTCCGCGTCGAGCAGCTCAGGGAGTTTGCCGAGACCCATCCGGCGGGCGCGGCGGAAAAGACGCTGAAGCGCCTTGCCGCCATCTTCCGCCAGTCGGTCAAGAAAAACGATTTCGTCGCCCGCACCGGGCCGGACCTCTTCTGCCTGCTGCTGTCCGATGTGGACCGCGAAATCGCCGTCAACATCGCCCGGCGCGTGGCGGGGCGGGTCGCGGAAAAGCCCTTCCCCTTCATGGATCGCGAACTGCCGGCCGGCTTCCTGACGCTGACCGCCGGCGTTTCGATGAGCGATTCGGCGAAATCCCCGATCATGCTCTACGATCAGGCGGACCAGGCCCTCGCCTATGCGGGGGAAACGGGCATCGCCCTGCGCATCTACTCCGCCGAGGTCGCCGACCGGACAGGCCGGACCTACCGGGCGGGCAACGCGGCATAG
- a CDS encoding DinB family protein, whose protein sequence is MLDHYRMFAAYNAWANRTLYTEVGKLDDEAFRKNLGAFFGSLHRTLNHLLTADRIWLKRFTGKGDAPASLDAVLHEDFAGLWAARQAEDARLSAFIDSLSEEQLRADITYSPLTNPAIITHPLEPALTHVFNHQTHHRGQCHGLLTALGGPSLALDLIYFVRTEGKEFL, encoded by the coding sequence ATGCTTGACCACTACCGCATGTTCGCCGCCTATAACGCCTGGGCCAACCGCACCCTCTATACGGAGGTCGGCAAGCTCGACGACGAGGCATTCCGCAAGAATCTCGGCGCCTTCTTCGGCTCGCTTCACCGCACGCTCAACCATCTCCTGACCGCCGACCGCATCTGGCTGAAGCGCTTCACCGGCAAGGGCGATGCGCCGGCCAGCCTTGACGCGGTGCTGCACGAGGATTTTGCCGGGCTTTGGGCCGCGCGGCAGGCGGAGGATGCACGCCTTTCCGCCTTCATCGATTCGCTGAGCGAAGAGCAGCTCCGGGCCGACATCACCTATAGCCCGCTCACCAATCCGGCGATCATCACCCATCCGCTCGAGCCGGCGCTGACCCATGTCTTCAACCACCAGACCCATCACCGCGGCCAGTGCCACGGCCTGTTGACGGCCCTCGGCGGCCCCAGCCTTGCGCTGGACCTCATTTATTTCGTGCGGACCGAGGGCAAGGAATTCCTATAA
- a CDS encoding glutathione S-transferase family protein encodes MTRLLYALAGADKARQFSPHVWKTVMSLAHKGLDYETVPVGFTEIPAIENGSTATVPLLRDGDRLVRDSFEIALYLDEAYPDRPSLFCGEGGKAMARFIENWSQSTLHMAVTRIAILDIHDLLGPADRAYFRSSREERLGASLEEIAAAGKAEVEGFAKKLQPLRNMLKVQPFIGGEEPLFPDYIVFGALQWLRTTAGTKVLEADDPVALWFARCLDLHGGIGHRVTAA; translated from the coding sequence ATGACCCGACTGCTCTACGCCCTTGCCGGCGCCGACAAGGCCCGCCAGTTCTCGCCTCATGTCTGGAAGACCGTGATGTCGCTCGCCCACAAGGGCCTCGACTATGAGACGGTGCCGGTAGGCTTTACCGAGATTCCCGCCATCGAGAACGGCAGCACGGCGACGGTGCCGCTGCTGCGCGATGGCGACAGGCTGGTGCGGGATAGCTTCGAGATCGCGCTCTATCTCGACGAGGCCTATCCCGACCGTCCGTCGCTTTTCTGCGGGGAGGGCGGCAAGGCCATGGCCCGCTTCATCGAGAACTGGTCGCAATCGACGCTGCACATGGCCGTCACCCGTATCGCGATCCTCGATATCCACGACCTGCTCGGCCCGGCCGACAGGGCCTATTTCCGAAGCAGCCGCGAGGAACGCCTCGGCGCGTCGCTGGAGGAGATCGCGGCGGCGGGCAAGGCGGAGGTCGAGGGCTTTGCCAAAAAGCTCCAGCCGCTGCGCAACATGCTGAAGGTCCAGCCCTTCATCGGCGGCGAGGAGCCGCTTTTCCCCGACTATATCGTCTTCGGCGCGCTGCAATGGCTGCGCACCACCGCGGGCACGAAAGTGCTGGAGGCGGACGATCCGGTCGCCCTGTGGTTCGCGCGCTGCCTCGACCTCCACGGCGGCATCGGCCATCGTGTGACGGCTGCATGA
- the ndk gene encoding nucleoside-diphosphate kinase: MAIERTFSMIKPDATKRNLTGAITKMLEDAGLRVVASKRVWMSKREAEGFYAVHKERPFFGELVEGMTSGPTIVQVLEGENAILKNREVMGATNPANADEGTIRKTHALSIGENSVHGSDAPETAAQEIKYWFSDTEIVG, encoded by the coding sequence ATGGCGATTGAACGCACCTTTTCGATGATCAAGCCGGACGCAACGAAGCGCAACCTCACCGGCGCGATCACCAAGATGCTCGAAGACGCAGGCCTGCGCGTCGTAGCTTCCAAGCGCGTCTGGATGAGCAAGCGCGAAGCCGAAGGCTTCTACGCCGTTCACAAGGAGCGCCCCTTCTTCGGCGAACTCGTTGAAGGCATGACCTCCGGCCCGACGATCGTTCAGGTTCTCGAAGGCGAGAACGCGATCCTCAAGAACCGCGAAGTCATGGGCGCCACCAACCCGGCCAACGCCGACGAAGGCACCATCCGCAAGACCCACGCTCTGTCCATCGGCGAGAACTCGGTCCACGGCTCCGACGCCCCGGAAACCGCTGCCCAGGAAATCAAGTACTGGTTCTCCGACACCGAAATCGTCGGCTGA
- a CDS encoding CGNR zinc finger domain-containing protein: MTFSWTPHRFSGGALALDVANSVVLRADPERRIDRFADPAVMDAFSEGANRHGAERALFGGLEPACEAARAGLVELREAIDRHFRAEALGEGQPALLADLLEAIAGTLRRSGARRRALDTATARSALLLLSRPEPERLKICPNCQWLFLDRSRNRSRAWCDMAVCGNRVKASRHYHRNREDQQP, encoded by the coding sequence ATGACCTTTTCCTGGACCCCGCATCGTTTCTCCGGCGGCGCGCTCGCCCTCGATGTCGCCAATTCCGTCGTGCTGCGCGCCGACCCGGAACGGCGGATCGACCGCTTTGCCGATCCGGCGGTGATGGATGCCTTTTCCGAAGGTGCGAACAGGCACGGAGCGGAACGCGCTCTTTTCGGCGGGCTGGAGCCGGCCTGCGAGGCGGCACGGGCCGGGCTGGTGGAGCTTCGCGAGGCGATCGACCGGCATTTTCGCGCAGAGGCGCTGGGCGAAGGGCAGCCGGCGCTGCTGGCCGATTTGCTCGAGGCTATCGCGGGTACGCTGCGCCGGTCCGGCGCGCGGCGGCGGGCGCTCGATACCGCGACGGCCCGCTCCGCGCTGCTGCTGCTGTCGCGGCCGGAGCCGGAGCGGCTGAAAATCTGCCCGAACTGCCAATGGCTGTTTCTCGACCGCAGCCGCAACCGCTCGCGCGCCTGGTGCGACATGGCCGTCTGCGGCAACCGGGTGAAGGCGAGCCGCCACTATCACCGCAATCGCGAGGACCAGCAGCCATGA
- a CDS encoding branched-chain amino acid ABC transporter permease: MAYFLQQVANAVPVAALYAALAFGYSIAFAVTRRADIGYGALFAFAAQMFVLFAGYGWNHLWLVLPAALAFGAVAALIYGVGAGLVIGRHVMRPLAFSSDNTVVVAALGTVLVLMETARLASDTRSLWLPPLLATPVVLWNDPAFPVVLTVLQLANTLAFAAIVAIGHVFLVRSAWGRRWRAVSQDRRAAELCGVDAAGVYLAAYASAALIASLSGILAVSYYGNMDFGAGLVFGVKVLFIAAIGGAGAPLRSALGGAAMGAAETLWSAYGEFLWRDFAIFSALVLLLVIFRRERPAP; this comes from the coding sequence ATGGCCTATTTCCTGCAGCAGGTCGCCAATGCCGTGCCGGTCGCCGCGCTCTATGCGGCGCTGGCCTTCGGCTATTCCATCGCCTTCGCGGTGACGCGGCGGGCGGATATCGGCTATGGCGCGCTCTTCGCCTTCGCCGCGCAGATGTTCGTGCTGTTCGCGGGGTATGGCTGGAACCATCTCTGGCTGGTGCTGCCGGCCGCGCTTGCCTTCGGCGCGGTTGCTGCGCTGATCTACGGCGTCGGCGCTGGCCTTGTCATCGGGCGGCATGTCATGCGCCCGCTCGCCTTTTCCTCGGACAATACGGTGGTCGTCGCCGCGCTCGGCACCGTGCTGGTGCTGATGGAGACGGCGCGGCTTGCCTCCGATACGCGCAGCCTCTGGCTGCCGCCGCTGCTGGCGACGCCGGTGGTGCTCTGGAACGATCCGGCCTTCCCGGTCGTGCTGACAGTGCTGCAACTGGCCAACACGCTGGCCTTCGCCGCCATCGTCGCCATCGGCCATGTCTTCCTCGTCCGCTCGGCCTGGGGCCGGCGCTGGCGCGCGGTCTCGCAGGACCGGCGGGCGGCGGAACTGTGCGGCGTGGATGCGGCGGGCGTCTATCTCGCGGCCTATGCGAGTGCGGCGCTGATCGCCAGCCTCTCCGGCATCCTCGCCGTTTCCTATTACGGCAACATGGATTTCGGCGCGGGTCTCGTCTTCGGGGTGAAGGTGCTGTTCATCGCCGCCATCGGCGGGGCGGGGGCGCCGCTTCGCTCGGCGCTCGGCGGCGCGGCGATGGGGGCCGCCGAAACGCTCTGGAGCGCCTATGGCGAATTCCTCTGGCGTGACTTCGCGATCTTTTCCGCGCTGGTGCTGCTGCTGGTGATCTTCAGACGGGAGAGGCCGGCGCCGTAA
- a CDS encoding molybdenum cofactor biosynthesis protein MoaE, protein MAGGVSAPVIVRVQTDDFDVMAETARLTAGGASAGAIVTFTGLCRDEGGKLSALELEHYPGMAEAEIGRICRLAVERFSLLGITAIHRVGKIAPGGNIVLVIAAAPHRHAAFDGASFVMDYLKTSAPFWKKEHFADGSTGGWVDAKDSDDRARDKWS, encoded by the coding sequence ATGGCCGGCGGCGTCTCGGCTCCGGTGATCGTGCGCGTCCAGACGGACGATTTCGACGTCATGGCCGAAACGGCGCGCCTTACCGCCGGCGGCGCTTCCGCTGGTGCCATCGTGACCTTTACCGGCCTCTGCCGCGACGAGGGCGGCAAACTTTCCGCGCTGGAGCTGGAGCATTATCCCGGCATGGCCGAGGCGGAGATCGGCCGCATCTGCCGGCTGGCCGTCGAGCGCTTCTCGCTGCTCGGCATCACGGCGATCCACCGGGTCGGCAAGATCGCGCCGGGCGGCAATATCGTGCTCGTCATCGCCGCCGCCCCCCATCGCCACGCCGCCTTCGACGGCGCGTCCTTCGTCATGGATTACCTGAAGACCTCCGCGCCCTTCTGGAAGAAGGAGCACTTTGCCGATGGCAGCACCGGCGGCTGGGTCGACGCCAAGGACAGCGACGACCGAGCGCGGGACAAATGGTCCTGA
- the moaD gene encoding molybdopterin converting factor subunit 1: MTKLVYFAWVRERIGKGEEEIDLPAAVKTGGDLLRHLKTLGENYAHALEHEKVIRIAINQEHVEHDEPIAGAREIALFPPMTGG, from the coding sequence ATGACGAAGCTCGTCTATTTCGCCTGGGTGCGCGAACGGATCGGCAAGGGCGAGGAAGAGATCGACCTGCCCGCCGCCGTGAAGACGGGCGGCGATCTTCTGCGGCATCTCAAGACGCTGGGCGAGAACTATGCCCATGCGCTGGAGCATGAGAAGGTCATCCGCATCGCGATCAACCAGGAGCATGTCGAGCACGACGAGCCTATCGCCGGCGCGCGCGAGATCGCCCTCTTCCCGCCGATGACCGGGGGCTGA
- the pgsA gene encoding CDP-diacylglycerol--glycerol-3-phosphate 3-phosphatidyltransferase: MASRAYSIPNLLTYGRILAVPLIVLCFFIEGRLESSDFARWTAFWLFVAASITDYLDGYLARIWNQTSNIGRMLDPIADKLLVASVLLLMAADGTIAGWTIWAAIIILCREILVSGLREYLADLKVSVPVTRIAKWKTAIQMFAIAFLLAGPAGDKVLPYTTEIGITLLWVAALITMYTGYDYFRVGLKHIVDE, translated from the coding sequence ATGGCTTCCCGCGCATATAGCATTCCGAACCTTCTCACCTACGGCCGCATCCTGGCCGTTCCCCTGATCGTGCTGTGCTTCTTCATCGAGGGACGGCTGGAATCGTCGGACTTCGCGCGCTGGACGGCCTTCTGGCTGTTCGTTGCCGCGTCGATCACCGACTATCTGGACGGTTATCTCGCCCGCATCTGGAACCAGACGTCGAATATCGGCCGCATGCTGGACCCGATCGCCGACAAGCTGCTGGTCGCCTCCGTGCTGCTGCTGATGGCCGCAGACGGCACGATCGCCGGCTGGACGATCTGGGCCGCGATCATCATCCTGTGCCGCGAAATCCTCGTCTCGGGCCTGCGCGAATATCTCGCCGACCTCAAGGTCTCCGTGCCGGTGACGCGCATCGCCAAGTGGAAGACGGCGATCCAGATGTTCGCCATCGCCTTCCTGCTGGCCGGCCCGGCCGGCGACAAGGTGCTGCCCTACACGACCGAGATCGGCATCACCCTGCTGTGGGTCGCCGCGCTCATCACCATGTATACCGGCTACGACTATTTCCGCGTCGGCCTGAAGCATATCGTGGACGAATAG
- the uvrC gene encoding excinuclease ABC subunit UvrC: MNGRKVEDGGILYDENETDDEDELQESPPEGAAASGIDWNEGGEAPEGLIGAELIQHFVKRLPNSPGVYRMFNADGDVLYVGKARSLKKRVTNYAQGRGHSNRITQMIRLTANMEFVTTRTETEALLLEANLIKRLRPRFNVLLRDDKSFPYILVTGDSRAPAIFKHRGARSRKGDYFGPFASAGAVGRTINSLQRAFLLRTCTDSVFETRSRPCLLYQIKRCSGPCTHEITDRDYAELVQEAKDFLSGKSQKVKAHMAEAMNAAAEDLDFERAAVFRDRLAALSHVQSHQGINPAGVEEADVFAIHHEGGISCIQVFFFRTGQNWGNRAYFPKADPQLTGAEVLNAFLAQFYDDKPCPRQILLSEPVEEIDLLSQALSERSNYKVTISVPQRGEKKDLVDHVVANAREAHGRKLAETASQSRLLEGFASTFKLPYVPRRIEIYDNSHIMGTNAVGGMVVAGPEGFVKGQYRKFNIKSTDITPGDDFGMMKEVMTRRFSRLIKEEGLPDRNADQSADAADLPFPAWPDVILIDGGQGQMTAVRAILEELGITDQVIAIGVAKGADREAGRERFFMKGIADFSLPPRDPVLYFVQRLRDEAHRFAIGSHRARRKKEMVKNPLDEIAGIGPTRKRALLQHFGTAKAVSRAAMADLMAVGGISESVARIVYNHFHDDAAG, translated from the coding sequence ATGAACGGCCGGAAGGTGGAGGATGGCGGCATCCTCTATGACGAGAACGAGACGGACGACGAGGACGAGCTTCAGGAAAGCCCGCCCGAAGGCGCCGCCGCGTCCGGCATCGACTGGAACGAGGGCGGCGAGGCGCCGGAAGGGCTGATCGGGGCCGAACTGATCCAGCACTTCGTCAAGCGCCTGCCGAACAGCCCGGGCGTCTACCGCATGTTCAATGCGGATGGAGACGTGCTCTATGTCGGCAAGGCGCGCAGCCTGAAGAAGCGCGTAACGAATTATGCGCAGGGCCGCGGCCATTCCAACCGCATCACGCAGATGATTCGCCTGACGGCGAACATGGAATTCGTCACCACCCGCACCGAGACCGAGGCGCTGCTGCTGGAAGCGAACCTCATCAAGCGCCTGCGCCCGCGCTTCAACGTGCTTTTGCGCGACGACAAGTCGTTCCCCTATATCCTCGTGACCGGGGACAGCCGCGCACCGGCGATCTTCAAGCATCGCGGCGCGCGCAGCCGCAAGGGCGACTATTTCGGCCCCTTCGCCTCGGCGGGGGCCGTGGGGCGCACGATCAACTCGCTCCAGCGCGCCTTCCTGCTGCGCACCTGCACCGACAGCGTCTTCGAGACGCGCAGCCGGCCGTGCCTGCTCTACCAGATCAAGCGCTGTTCCGGCCCCTGCACCCATGAGATCACGGACCGGGACTATGCCGAACTGGTGCAGGAGGCGAAGGACTTCCTTTCCGGCAAGAGCCAGAAGGTGAAGGCGCATATGGCCGAGGCCATGAACGCCGCTGCCGAGGACCTCGATTTCGAGCGCGCCGCCGTCTTTCGCGACCGGCTGGCGGCGCTTTCGCACGTCCAGAGCCATCAGGGCATCAATCCGGCCGGCGTGGAGGAGGCCGACGTCTTCGCCATCCACCATGAAGGCGGCATTTCCTGCATTCAGGTCTTCTTCTTCCGCACCGGGCAGAACTGGGGCAACCGCGCCTATTTCCCCAAGGCCGATCCGCAGCTTACCGGCGCAGAAGTGCTCAACGCCTTCCTCGCCCAGTTCTATGACGACAAGCCCTGTCCGCGGCAGATCCTTCTCTCCGAGCCGGTCGAGGAAATCGATCTGCTGTCACAAGCGCTTTCCGAGCGCTCCAATTACAAGGTGACGATCTCCGTGCCGCAGCGCGGCGAGAAGAAGGACCTCGTCGACCATGTGGTGGCCAATGCCCGCGAGGCGCATGGCCGCAAGCTGGCCGAGACGGCATCGCAGTCGCGCCTGCTGGAAGGTTTTGCTTCAACCTTCAAGCTGCCCTATGTGCCGCGCCGCATCGAGATCTACGACAACTCGCACATCATGGGCACCAATGCCGTGGGCGGCATGGTGGTGGCGGGGCCGGAAGGCTTCGTGAAGGGGCAATATCGCAAGTTCAACATCAAATCGACCGACATCACGCCCGGCGACGACTTCGGCATGATGAAGGAAGTGATGACGCGGCGCTTCTCGCGTCTCATCAAGGAAGAGGGCCTGCCGGACCGCAATGCCGACCAGAGCGCGGATGCCGCGGACCTGCCCTTCCCCGCCTGGCCCGACGTCATCCTCATCGACGGCGGCCAGGGGCAGATGACGGCGGTGCGGGCCATTCTGGAAGAACTCGGCATCACCGATCAGGTCATCGCCATCGGCGTCGCCAAGGGCGCGGACCGCGAGGCGGGGCGCGAGCGATTCTTCATGAAGGGCATTGCCGACTTCTCGCTGCCGCCGCGCGATCCGGTGCTCTATTTCGTGCAGCGCCTGCGCGACGAGGCGCACCGCTTCGCCATCGGCTCGCACCGGGCGCGGCGCAAGAAGGAGATGGTCAAGAACCCGCTCGACGAGATCGCCGGCATCGGCCCGACGCGAAAGCGCGCCCTGCTCCAGCATTTCGGCACCGCCAAGGCCGTCTCGCGCGCCGCGATGGCGGATCTGATGGCGGTGGGCGGCATTTCGGAGAGCGTCGCGCGCATCGTCTACAACCATTTCCACGACGACGCTGCGGGTTGA